From Candidatus Methylomirabilis tolerans, the proteins below share one genomic window:
- the lexA gene encoding transcriptional repressor LexA produces the protein MALTDRQRQILNFIANYKARHGAPPTQREIARHLKIYVRGVQYHLDRMEKAGYLTRTPKRARAIDLRREQRATVTPLLGRVAAGRPLLAEEHIEASYPLPREWTGSGKTFLLKVQGDSMRDARIFDGDLVLVTMQPEAHPDEIVVAMIEDEVTVKRFQIDGKTIVLMPENEDFAPIRITPEQPFRILGKVIGVFRKL, from the coding sequence ATGGCGCTCACCGACCGGCAGCGGCAGATCCTGAACTTCATCGCCAACTATAAGGCCAGACATGGCGCCCCCCCGACGCAGCGCGAGATCGCCCGGCATCTGAAGATCTACGTCCGAGGCGTCCAGTACCATCTCGATCGCATGGAGAAGGCCGGCTATCTCACGCGTACGCCCAAGCGGGCGCGGGCCATCGACCTGCGCCGGGAGCAACGCGCCACCGTCACGCCCCTCCTCGGCCGGGTGGCGGCCGGCAGACCTCTTCTGGCCGAAGAGCACATCGAAGCGAGCTACCCGCTTCCCAGGGAATGGACCGGGAGCGGGAAAACCTTCCTCTTAAAGGTGCAGGGCGACAGCATGCGCGATGCCCGCATCTTTGACGGCGACCTCGTGCTCGTGACGATGCAGCCGGAGGCTCACCCCGACGAGATCGTGGTGGCGATGATCGAAGACGAAGTCACGGTTAAGCGCTTCCAGATAGACGGCAAAACGATCGTTCTCATGCCCGAGAACGAGGACTTCGCGCCGATCAGGATTACGCCAGAGCAGCCGTTTCGGATCCTGGGCAAGGTCATCGGAGTCTTTCGAAAGCTGTAG
- a CDS encoding sigma-54 dependent transcriptional regulator, with amino-acid sequence MIPSHSKILIVDDDPDIREVMHDRLKAMGFEVVEAANGEEALIRLRDDSPAITLLDLQMPKKSGLEVLKAIQDEGLETTTIVMTAYGTIDKAVEAMRAGAYDFLAKPFSPGHLEVVIGKALEREALKRQNLLLSGEVKEKDLPIIGHSPSILNAIEFTKRAAASSSTILLQGESGTGKEVFANSIHRWSPRHDKPFVVVNCVALSEELLESELFGHERGAFTGAHQRKRGKLELADGGTAFLDEIGDLKPHLQAKLLRVLQEHEFDRVGGTKPIRVDLRFVAATNRRLDKAIREGLFREDLYYRLNVITISLPPLRDRPEDIVPLTNHFLAQDCARLGKRIKEITPDAWELLQHYHWPGNVRELANFIERAVVLSTRDRITSEDLPLTVLAGAPESSASDAPRDFHEAVVAYKRQVIREALHRSGGNQSRAASALGLQRTYLSRLIKELQISEKS; translated from the coding sequence TGATCGTGGACGACGACCCGGACATCCGAGAGGTGATGCATGATCGTCTGAAGGCTATGGGGTTCGAGGTCGTGGAGGCGGCCAATGGTGAGGAGGCCCTGATACGACTGAGAGACGACTCACCGGCGATCACCCTCCTCGACCTCCAGATGCCGAAGAAAAGCGGATTGGAGGTGCTGAAGGCGATCCAAGATGAGGGGCTCGAGACGACAACCATTGTAATGACCGCATATGGCACCATTGACAAAGCTGTGGAGGCGATGCGGGCAGGCGCATACGACTTCCTGGCCAAACCGTTCAGTCCGGGTCATCTGGAAGTAGTCATCGGCAAGGCGCTGGAACGGGAGGCATTGAAGCGGCAAAATCTCCTGCTGTCTGGGGAGGTCAAGGAAAAAGATCTGCCGATCATCGGTCACAGTCCGTCGATCCTGAACGCTATCGAGTTCACCAAGCGCGCGGCGGCCAGCAGTTCGACGATTCTCTTGCAGGGGGAAAGCGGAACCGGCAAGGAGGTGTTCGCGAACTCGATTCACCGCTGGAGCCCAAGGCATGACAAGCCTTTCGTAGTGGTCAACTGCGTGGCGTTGTCAGAAGAGCTGCTCGAGAGTGAGCTGTTCGGACATGAGCGTGGGGCCTTTACGGGCGCACACCAGCGCAAGCGTGGGAAGCTGGAGCTGGCCGATGGGGGAACCGCGTTCCTCGATGAGATCGGCGACCTGAAGCCGCACCTGCAGGCGAAGCTGCTGCGCGTCCTTCAAGAGCACGAGTTTGACCGGGTCGGCGGGACGAAGCCGATACGGGTCGATCTCCGCTTCGTCGCCGCCACGAATCGACGCCTGGACAAGGCAATCCGCGAGGGCTTGTTCCGCGAGGATCTCTACTACCGCCTCAATGTCATCACTATCTCGCTCCCCCCGCTCAGAGACCGTCCCGAGGACATCGTCCCCCTCACCAATCACTTCCTGGCCCAAGACTGCGCCCGCCTGGGCAAGCGAATTAAAGAGATCACACCGGATGCATGGGAGTTACTGCAACATTACCACTGGCCAGGCAATGTGAGGGAGCTGGCGAACTTCATCGAGCGGGCCGTTGTCCTTAGTACCCGCGATCGGATCACCTCTGAAGACCTTCCGCTGACTGTCCTTGCCGGCGCACCGGAGTCGTCCGCGTCAGACGCACCTCGCGATTTCCATGAGGCTGTAGTGGCGTACAAACGACAGGTCATCCGGGAGGCCCTGCACCGCTCAGGGGGCAATCAATCGAGGGCTGCAAGCGCCCTCGGCCTACAGCGGACCTACCTCTCTCGCCTGATCAAGGAGTTACAGATCAGCGAGAAGAGCTGA